The Epinephelus lanceolatus isolate andai-2023 chromosome 1, ASM4190304v1, whole genome shotgun sequence genome has a window encoding:
- the rbm5 gene encoding RNA-binding protein 5 isoform X1: MGADKRISRTERSGRYGSDQSRDESDWRDRRERDQERDHNMRRWGEERRSERFEGDRRGSRDSPEQRERKRRNSDRSEDGYHSDGDYPEQDYRREPEEDKRSKTIMLWGLSPHVTQDDICFAIDQLEGPQPVDVKLMKKKTGISRGFALVDFYHLQDATRWMETNQNRLTIQGKTVVIQYSQLRNKYEDWLCNTCGLYNFRRRLKCFRCGAAKADSENSNNSGVSETQPTGDFYGDTIILRNIAALTTVEAILTALAPYANLSSNNIRLIKDKQTGQNRGFAFVQLSSPLEASQLLTILQGLQPPLKLDGKTIGVDYAKSARKDLLLPDGNRVSAFSVASTAIAAAQWSSSQPQQSSEGMSEYSYLQEGYTPMSQDYQAYYQQGAGPSTSQGNGILGAAPGVKIVPTAAGVVIAQTAQVYQPHIIGQPVIQALPLAQQLEAKPHTGHLPGIDTASVPVGTVAAATVTTTGVVTADNSTAPDTSTYQYDESSGYYYDPQTGFYYDPNSHYYYNSQTQQYLYWDSEKQTYVPASTDANAGQSENAAASGKEPKEGKEKKEKPKSKTAQQIAKDMERWAKSLNKQKDNFRSSFQPISQEERKEAAAADAGFILFEKKQAGTLDRLMQEVVRVAEEEPPISSVNTSKFGLVAAYSGDSDPEEGVAEPDSGDGGQDKMTDWTKLACLLCRRQFPSKEALIRHQQLSDLHKKNLEVHRRTRMTEAELEELERKETELKYRDRAAERREKYGIPEPPAPKKKKFAQPTPVVNYEQPTKDGLNSDNIGNKMLQAMGWKEGKGLGRNQQGITTPIEAQLRTKGAGLGTKGTNYTLSASDTYKDAVRKAMFARFTELE, from the exons GATTAGTCGGACAGAACGTAGCGGGAGATATGGCTCTGACCAGTCCCGTGATGAATCAGATTGGCGTGACAGACGAGAAAGAGACCAAGAGCGTGATCACAACATGCGCCGCTGGGGAGAAGAGAGACGCAGTGAACGTTTTGAAGGAGATCGTCGAGGATCTAGAGACAGTCCAGAG CAAAGAGAAAGGAAACGACGCAATAGTGATCGATCAGAAGATGGCTATCACTCTGATGGCGACTACCCAGAGCAAGATTACAGAAGGGAGCCTGAGGAGGATAAGAGGAGCAAGACCATCATGCTCTGGGGTCTGTCTCCTCATGTCACTCAGGATGAT ATTTGTTTTGCCATAGACCAACTGGAGGGACCGCAGCCAGTGGATGTCAAGctgatgaaaaagaaaacag GTATAAGCCGTGGTTTCGCCTTGGTGGACTTTTATCACTTGCAAGATGCTACCCGATGGATGGAGACCAATCAG AATCGCCTGACGATCCAAGGCAAAACCGTGGTCATACAGTACAGCCAGCTCAGGAACAAATATGAAGATTGGCTCTGCAACACT TGTGGCCTGTACAATTTCCGGAGGAGGCTGAAGTGCTTCAGGTGTGGAGCAGCCAAAGCTG ATAGTGAAAACAGCAATAATAGTGGAGTCTCTGAAACTCAACCCACTGGAGATTTCTATGGGGACA CAATCATCCTGAGAAATATAGCTGCTCTGACCACCGTGGAAGCCATCTTGACAGCCCTGGCACCATATGCTAATCTTTCATCTAACAACATTCGCCTTATCAAGGACAAGCAGACGGGCCAGAACAGAGGCTTTGCCTTTGTACAGCTGTCCTCTCCTCTG GAGGCCTCTCAGCTGCTGACCATCTTACAGGGACTGCAGCCGCCTCTAAAACTTGATGGAAAAACAATTGGGGTGGATTATGCTAAAAGTGCTAGAAA GGACCTTTTGCTACCTGATGGGAACCGTGTCAGTGCCTTCTCTGTGGCCAGCACAGCCATTGCTGCAGCCCAGTGGTCATCAAGTCAG CCACAGCAGAGCTCAGAGGGAATGTCGGAGTACAGCTACCTGCAAGAAGGCTATACACCAATGTCACAG GACTACCAGGCGTACTACCAGCAAGGAGCAGGACCCAGCACCTCCCAGGGAAATGGGATTCTTGGAG CTGCCCCGGGTGTAAAGATTGTTCCAACTGCAGCTGGAGTAGTAATCGCACAGACTGCACAAGTCTACCAACCCCATATAATTGGGCAGCCAGTTATTCAG GCATTGCCACTTGCCCAGCAGTTGGAGGCAAAACCGCACACGGGACATCTCCCAGGCATCGACACTGCATCTGTGCCTGTTGGCACTGTAGCTGCAGCCACTGTCACCACCACTGGTGTTGTAACAGCtgacaacagcactg CTCCTGATACGTCAACCTATCAGTATGATGAGTCCTCTGGCTACTATTACGATCCTCAGACTGGCTTCTATTACGACCCCAACAGTCAT TATTACTACAACTCTCAGACCCAGCAGTATCTGTACTGGGACAGTGAGAAGCAGACATACGTACCCGCGTCAACAGATGCAAATGCTGGACAAAGTGAAAACGCAGCAGCAAGCGGCAAAGAACCTAAAGAGGGcaaggagaaaaaggaaaagccCAAAAGCAAGACTGCTCAGCAG ATTGCTAAAGACATGGAACGGTGGGCCAAAAGTCTCAACAAGCAAAAAGATAACTTCAGAAGTAGCTTTCAGCCTATTAGtcaagaggagaggaaggaggcagCAGCTGCTGACGCTGGCTTCATTCTGTTTGAAAAGAAG CAGGCAGGCACTCTGGACAGACTCATGCAAGAAGTGGTCAGGGTCGCTGAGGAGGAGCCACCAATCAGCTCAGTCAACACTTCCAAG TTTGGCCTTGTGGCTGCCTACAGCGGAGACAGCGACCCTGAGGAAGGCGTAGCAGAGCCTGATAGTGGCGACGGAGGCCAGGACAAGATGACAGACTGGACAAAGTTGGCCTGCTTACTGTGTAGGAGACAGTTCCCCAGCAAAGAGGCTCTAATTCGACACCAGCAACTCTCTGACCTCCACAAG AAAAACTTGGAGGTTCATCGCAGAACTAGAATGACCGAAGCGGAGCTGGAAGAGttggaaagaaaagaaactgag CTGAAATATAGAGACCGTGCAgctgagagaagagaaaagtACGGCATCCCTGAACCCCCAGCGCCCAAAAAGAAGAAGTTTGCTCAACCAACACCTGTCGT TAACTATGAACAGCCCACTAAAGACGGCCTTAACAGTGACAACATTGGGAACAAAATGCTGCAGGCCATGGGATGGAAGGAGGGGAAAGGTCTCGGTCGTAACCAGCAGGGCATCACTACACCAATTGAg GCACAGTTGAGAACAAAGGGAGCTGGACTTGGCACTAAAGGCACCAACTACACCCTCTCTGCGTCAGACACGTACAAAGATGCAGTCCGCAAAGCCATGTTTGCCCGCTTCACCGAATTGGAATGA
- the rbm5 gene encoding RNA-binding protein 5 isoform X2, with translation MRLMLSRNACVTFVILFQNRLTIQGKTVVIQYSQLRNKYEDWLCNTCGLYNFRRRLKCFRCGAAKADSENSNNSGVSETQPTGDFYGDTIILRNIAALTTVEAILTALAPYANLSSNNIRLIKDKQTGQNRGFAFVQLSSPLEASQLLTILQGLQPPLKLDGKTIGVDYAKSARKDLLLPDGNRVSAFSVASTAIAAAQWSSSQPQQSSEGMSEYSYLQEGYTPMSQDYQAYYQQGAGPSTSQGNGILGAAPGVKIVPTAAGVVIAQTAQVYQPHIIGQPVIQALPLAQQLEAKPHTGHLPGIDTASVPVGTVAAATVTTTGVVTADNSTAPDTSTYQYDESSGYYYDPQTGFYYDPNSHYYYNSQTQQYLYWDSEKQTYVPASTDANAGQSENAAASGKEPKEGKEKKEKPKSKTAQQIAKDMERWAKSLNKQKDNFRSSFQPISQEERKEAAAADAGFILFEKKQAGTLDRLMQEVVRVAEEEPPISSVNTSKFGLVAAYSGDSDPEEGVAEPDSGDGGQDKMTDWTKLACLLCRRQFPSKEALIRHQQLSDLHKKNLEVHRRTRMTEAELEELERKETELKYRDRAAERREKYGIPEPPAPKKKKFAQPTPVVNYEQPTKDGLNSDNIGNKMLQAMGWKEGKGLGRNQQGITTPIEAQLRTKGAGLGTKGTNYTLSASDTYKDAVRKAMFARFTELE, from the exons ATGAGATTGATGCTCTCCAGGAACGCGTGTGTGACTTTTGTCATCCTCTTTCAGAATCGCCTGACGATCCAAGGCAAAACCGTGGTCATACAGTACAGCCAGCTCAGGAACAAATATGAAGATTGGCTCTGCAACACT TGTGGCCTGTACAATTTCCGGAGGAGGCTGAAGTGCTTCAGGTGTGGAGCAGCCAAAGCTG ATAGTGAAAACAGCAATAATAGTGGAGTCTCTGAAACTCAACCCACTGGAGATTTCTATGGGGACA CAATCATCCTGAGAAATATAGCTGCTCTGACCACCGTGGAAGCCATCTTGACAGCCCTGGCACCATATGCTAATCTTTCATCTAACAACATTCGCCTTATCAAGGACAAGCAGACGGGCCAGAACAGAGGCTTTGCCTTTGTACAGCTGTCCTCTCCTCTG GAGGCCTCTCAGCTGCTGACCATCTTACAGGGACTGCAGCCGCCTCTAAAACTTGATGGAAAAACAATTGGGGTGGATTATGCTAAAAGTGCTAGAAA GGACCTTTTGCTACCTGATGGGAACCGTGTCAGTGCCTTCTCTGTGGCCAGCACAGCCATTGCTGCAGCCCAGTGGTCATCAAGTCAG CCACAGCAGAGCTCAGAGGGAATGTCGGAGTACAGCTACCTGCAAGAAGGCTATACACCAATGTCACAG GACTACCAGGCGTACTACCAGCAAGGAGCAGGACCCAGCACCTCCCAGGGAAATGGGATTCTTGGAG CTGCCCCGGGTGTAAAGATTGTTCCAACTGCAGCTGGAGTAGTAATCGCACAGACTGCACAAGTCTACCAACCCCATATAATTGGGCAGCCAGTTATTCAG GCATTGCCACTTGCCCAGCAGTTGGAGGCAAAACCGCACACGGGACATCTCCCAGGCATCGACACTGCATCTGTGCCTGTTGGCACTGTAGCTGCAGCCACTGTCACCACCACTGGTGTTGTAACAGCtgacaacagcactg CTCCTGATACGTCAACCTATCAGTATGATGAGTCCTCTGGCTACTATTACGATCCTCAGACTGGCTTCTATTACGACCCCAACAGTCAT TATTACTACAACTCTCAGACCCAGCAGTATCTGTACTGGGACAGTGAGAAGCAGACATACGTACCCGCGTCAACAGATGCAAATGCTGGACAAAGTGAAAACGCAGCAGCAAGCGGCAAAGAACCTAAAGAGGGcaaggagaaaaaggaaaagccCAAAAGCAAGACTGCTCAGCAG ATTGCTAAAGACATGGAACGGTGGGCCAAAAGTCTCAACAAGCAAAAAGATAACTTCAGAAGTAGCTTTCAGCCTATTAGtcaagaggagaggaaggaggcagCAGCTGCTGACGCTGGCTTCATTCTGTTTGAAAAGAAG CAGGCAGGCACTCTGGACAGACTCATGCAAGAAGTGGTCAGGGTCGCTGAGGAGGAGCCACCAATCAGCTCAGTCAACACTTCCAAG TTTGGCCTTGTGGCTGCCTACAGCGGAGACAGCGACCCTGAGGAAGGCGTAGCAGAGCCTGATAGTGGCGACGGAGGCCAGGACAAGATGACAGACTGGACAAAGTTGGCCTGCTTACTGTGTAGGAGACAGTTCCCCAGCAAAGAGGCTCTAATTCGACACCAGCAACTCTCTGACCTCCACAAG AAAAACTTGGAGGTTCATCGCAGAACTAGAATGACCGAAGCGGAGCTGGAAGAGttggaaagaaaagaaactgag CTGAAATATAGAGACCGTGCAgctgagagaagagaaaagtACGGCATCCCTGAACCCCCAGCGCCCAAAAAGAAGAAGTTTGCTCAACCAACACCTGTCGT TAACTATGAACAGCCCACTAAAGACGGCCTTAACAGTGACAACATTGGGAACAAAATGCTGCAGGCCATGGGATGGAAGGAGGGGAAAGGTCTCGGTCGTAACCAGCAGGGCATCACTACACCAATTGAg GCACAGTTGAGAACAAAGGGAGCTGGACTTGGCACTAAAGGCACCAACTACACCCTCTCTGCGTCAGACACGTACAAAGATGCAGTCCGCAAAGCCATGTTTGCCCGCTTCACCGAATTGGAATGA